The Sporosarcina luteola genome contains a region encoding:
- the addB gene encoding helicase-exonuclease AddAB subunit AddB codes for MTLRFVTGRAGTGKTTMIEREIAADLQRDPLGPAVILIVPDQMSYSMELSLSVNFGLNGLIRAQVSTFKRLAWRVLQETGGITRKEVDGFGYRMLVRSVLEENREELKLFKQAANKRGFTERIGDLMKEFSRYCLDRETLAEFRQQLAIADAPRTLQDKVSDLSLLVSKIEERLGTSYVDSEGHLALLASQIKHSELIKGAEIYIDGFESFTAREYEIITELMKHGNRVTVVLPMESDLSGHADHELFFNPVRTSMKLREIARNESVDIEEGIHLDQPLRFNNDELRHFEKEFEKYPPKERPSEGAVSLIEATDRRAEIHAVARNIRELVMKGGRYKEISILYRQPDKYDELIETIFSQYDIPVFISRKKPMLHHPLIEFSRSVLEAVTAGWTYESIFRAVKTDLFFPHREDKLLWRERADRLENYVLANGLYGNRWFDEARWKVKRYRGLELHTTVQTDEELALERELHLIRDLVRESLAQLEGRLKRSKSGRDVAEALFLFMESLQVFDKIIDLSADEERAGRLLNATEHEQAWNSWINVLDQFVLMFGDKEMDLKEAARILDEGFDTLEFTRIPPSLDQVTVTTIELASLMEIEVGFVIGVNDGVLPQRIDSEGLLSDSDREWFAINGIELAPSSKMKLMDESYMAYRAFTSSRDKLFISYPIADEEGKSLLPSLYISRIQQVLPGDGLQLAVTDPSELLNEEEQADYIIHPRTALPYVSMKVKEAEQTGEIAAEWRAVLAYYEDDPLWSSVLQYITKPMHDRNETERLAPAITEGLYGKNFVSSVSRIESYYSCPFQHFASYGLGLQERMEFTLEAPSIGDLFHAALKWVSDEMNRTGRSWTELSKEQCWQLARDAMEHITPMFFNRILLSTSRYHYIRRKLTHIVMRTIFALGKQSTKSMFRPIAIEAAFGPGEQLPPLEIPLRRGNQMNLRGRIDRVDATEIDGKNYVRIVDYKSSSKQLDLTDVYYGISLQMLTYLDVAVEHAEEWIGFKADPAGVLYLHVHNPMIRTELEMTEDLIEEEILKSYKMRGYLLDDPDVVMGMDAQLGKTSTVIPAALKTDGTFTKASKVLSTEDLQIVRKFVRQRHRQAGDGMLAGDARVYPYRLKDKMPCQYCSYRSVCQFDPTNPEQKYRHYDSLNPEESLEKMRKDVNEDGHSS; via the coding sequence ATGACATTGCGGTTTGTGACCGGGAGAGCCGGGACGGGTAAGACGACGATGATCGAGCGGGAGATTGCGGCGGATCTTCAACGGGATCCTTTGGGGCCGGCAGTCATTTTGATCGTGCCTGATCAGATGTCGTATTCCATGGAGCTGAGCTTGTCAGTGAATTTTGGCCTGAATGGCTTGATCCGTGCGCAAGTATCCACTTTCAAGCGGCTTGCGTGGCGTGTGCTGCAGGAGACGGGTGGCATTACTCGTAAAGAAGTCGACGGGTTCGGCTACAGGATGCTCGTTCGGAGCGTACTGGAGGAGAACCGGGAAGAGCTGAAGCTGTTCAAGCAGGCAGCGAATAAGAGAGGCTTCACGGAAAGAATAGGCGATCTCATGAAGGAGTTCAGCCGCTATTGCCTTGACCGGGAAACGTTGGCCGAATTCCGCCAGCAGTTGGCCATTGCCGATGCCCCGCGCACTTTGCAGGACAAGGTGAGCGATCTTTCATTGCTTGTATCGAAAATCGAGGAACGTCTCGGCACTTCTTATGTCGACAGCGAGGGGCATTTGGCGTTGCTAGCTTCTCAGATTAAGCACTCGGAGCTTATAAAAGGCGCAGAGATTTATATAGATGGATTTGAGAGTTTCACGGCGAGAGAGTATGAAATCATTACGGAATTGATGAAGCATGGGAATCGGGTGACTGTCGTCTTGCCGATGGAGTCCGATTTATCGGGGCATGCGGATCACGAGTTGTTCTTCAATCCTGTGCGAACATCAATGAAGCTCCGGGAGATTGCTCGTAATGAATCAGTCGACATCGAAGAGGGGATCCATTTGGACCAACCTCTTCGATTCAATAATGACGAGCTTCGCCACTTCGAGAAAGAGTTCGAGAAATATCCTCCGAAGGAAAGACCTTCCGAAGGGGCGGTTTCATTGATCGAAGCGACGGATCGGCGGGCGGAAATCCATGCGGTGGCAAGGAATATCCGCGAACTCGTCATGAAGGGCGGACGATATAAGGAAATTTCGATTTTGTACCGGCAACCTGACAAATACGATGAGCTCATTGAAACGATTTTTTCGCAATATGATATTCCGGTGTTCATCAGCCGGAAAAAGCCGATGCTGCATCATCCTCTCATTGAGTTTTCTAGGTCTGTCCTTGAAGCTGTTACGGCGGGCTGGACATATGAATCGATATTCCGTGCAGTGAAGACGGATCTGTTCTTTCCGCATCGGGAAGATAAACTCCTTTGGCGGGAAAGGGCGGACCGCCTTGAAAATTATGTGCTTGCAAATGGGCTTTACGGCAATCGATGGTTCGATGAAGCAAGATGGAAAGTGAAGCGGTATCGCGGGCTGGAATTGCATACTACTGTGCAGACAGATGAGGAACTCGCGCTCGAGCGGGAGTTGCATCTGATCCGGGACCTGGTCCGGGAGTCGCTTGCGCAATTGGAAGGCAGGCTGAAACGTTCTAAAAGTGGCCGCGATGTCGCGGAAGCACTGTTTTTATTCATGGAATCACTGCAAGTATTCGATAAGATCATTGATTTGAGCGCTGATGAAGAGCGTGCGGGCCGTCTGCTGAACGCGACAGAGCATGAACAGGCTTGGAATTCGTGGATCAATGTCCTTGACCAGTTTGTCCTCATGTTCGGGGACAAGGAAATGGACTTGAAGGAAGCTGCGCGGATTTTGGATGAAGGGTTCGATACGCTCGAATTCACGCGCATTCCGCCTTCGCTCGATCAAGTGACAGTGACGACGATCGAGCTTGCAAGCCTCATGGAAATTGAAGTGGGATTTGTCATCGGCGTCAATGACGGCGTTTTGCCCCAACGGATCGACTCGGAAGGGCTCTTGTCGGACTCGGACAGGGAATGGTTTGCGATAAACGGCATCGAGCTTGCTCCATCCTCTAAAATGAAGCTTATGGATGAATCCTATATGGCCTACCGGGCATTCACATCGTCGAGGGACAAGCTTTTCATTTCCTATCCGATCGCGGACGAAGAAGGGAAATCATTGCTGCCATCGCTTTATATCTCGCGCATACAGCAAGTTCTGCCGGGGGACGGGCTGCAGTTGGCAGTGACGGATCCGTCCGAATTGCTGAATGAAGAAGAGCAGGCCGATTATATTATCCACCCTCGAACTGCGCTTCCGTACGTATCGATGAAAGTGAAGGAAGCGGAGCAGACCGGCGAGATTGCAGCTGAATGGCGGGCGGTGCTCGCTTATTACGAGGATGATCCTTTATGGTCGTCCGTCTTGCAATACATTACGAAGCCAATGCATGACCGCAATGAAACGGAGCGGCTTGCGCCAGCTATTACAGAAGGCTTGTATGGCAAGAATTTTGTATCGAGTGTTTCACGTATTGAATCGTATTACAGCTGTCCGTTCCAACATTTCGCTTCGTATGGACTCGGCTTGCAGGAACGGATGGAATTCACACTTGAAGCGCCGTCGATCGGAGATTTATTCCATGCTGCACTGAAATGGGTGTCGGATGAAATGAACCGGACAGGCAGGTCATGGACGGAGTTGTCGAAGGAGCAATGCTGGCAATTGGCGAGGGACGCGATGGAGCATATTACGCCGATGTTCTTTAACCGCATTCTATTGTCGACAAGCCGCTATCATTACATCCGCCGAAAATTGACGCATATCGTGATGCGAACGATTTTTGCACTTGGCAAACAGTCGACAAAGAGCATGTTCCGCCCGATTGCAATCGAAGCGGCGTTCGGACCGGGGGAGCAATTGCCGCCTCTTGAAATTCCGTTACGCCGGGGCAATCAAATGAATTTACGCGGCAGGATCGACCGGGTTGATGCGACCGAAATCGACGGAAAGAATTATGTGCGGATCGTCGACTATAAATCGTCTTCGAAACAGCTTGATCTGACCGACGTCTATTACGGCATCTCCTTGCAGATGCTGACGTATCTCGATGTCGCCGTCGAGCATGCGGAGGAATGGATCGGCTTCAAGGCAGATCCGGCGGGCGTGCTCTATTTGCATGTCCATAACCCGATGATCCGTACGGAGCTTGAGATGACAGAGGATTTAATTGAAGAAGAGATATTGAAGTCCTATAAAATGAGGGGCTATTTGCTTGATGACCCCGATGTTGTCATGGGAATGGATGCACAGCTCGGCAAGACGTCAACTGTCATTCCGGCTGCGTTGAAGACAGACGGGACGTTTACGAAAGCGTCGAAAGTGCTGTCGACGGAAGATCTACAAATCGTCCGCAAGTTCGTGAGGCAGCGCCACCGGCAGGCAGGGGACGGGATGCTTGCAGGGGATGCCCGCGTGTATCCGTACCGTTTGAAGGATAAGATGCCTTGCCAATATTGCTCGTACCGTTCGGTGTGTCAGTTCGACCCGACGAATCCCGAGCAGAAATACAGGCATTATGACAGCCTGAACCCGGAGGAATCCCTTGAGAAGATGCGAAAGGATGTGAATGAAGATGGACATTCCAGTTAA
- the addA gene encoding helicase-exonuclease AddAB subunit AddA produces the protein MKMDIPVKPADVTFTDAQWKAIWATGKDVLVSAAAGSGKTKVLITRMIEKVLSEHNPIDVDELLVVTFTNAAAAEMRHRMAEALEEAIAANPDSIHLRRQLSLLNKAQISTLHSFCLNVVRQYAYLIEIDPGFRIADSTEAALLRDDTIGEVLEDAYNAENPEAMYRLADSFTSDRNDQSIETLIDRLYDYSRVHPSPERWLRMIPMQYELDDEVTIDELDFIGPLKTAIRHTLEEAIHLTEDMKRIALMPEGPEPLAATADADLQWIREAKRRIEEGTWEDTYAFFGSLTWVKAGTIRKNTCDEELAKRAKALRDSVKKIINSLKESYFTRTPQRLLDEIRLMAPMMHTLVGLVIEFGKRYGDVKMDRGLVDFSDLEHFALQILAMEKDGELVPSDIAVDYLNRFAEVLVDEYQDVNLLQEAIIQLVKRGSESDGNLFMVGDVKQSIYRFRLAEPGLFLGKYNRFTSNDEENGLKIDLNANFRSRREVLDATNFIFSQVMGKRVGEVEYDEAAALKYGARYPDKESPAALTLLYEADEEDMEDEATELTGQSLKSSQAEARYMIRRIKELMASGAEVTDAFTDKRRPLEYRDIIILMRSMTWSGEIAEEFKLAGIPIYAELSRGYFEAIEVMIMLNTLRVIDNPYQDIPLASVLRSPFVGMTENELAQVRLTAKNKPFYEALKLFMATGGAGISAETQVKMQRFFLMFEDWRNLARRGSLSELIWQVYADTHYYEMVGAMPNGKQRQANLRALHDRAIDYEKTSFRGLFRFLRFIDRMQKRGDDLGAARFVSETEDVVRIMTIHSSKGLEFPYVFVAGAGRQFNKMDFNEPYLFDQHFGLAVKAIDPELRITYTSLPFLAMKEKKELEMRAEEMRVLYVAMTRAKEHLELIATVKDIEKAIGSWQDAQLIEAGEMLPEYTRSRANGYLDWVGPAIARHPDFEKFGFMYGGRPVDDPSKWEIAAYPVSSFLMMEEQEEETVDRPVPTTTETVIDADWSDEVKRRFDYVYPFMASVEKRSKQTVSDLKRVALLEMEPDFDDFFTTKDDEVSTPYLHDRPAFMQSRALSRAEIGTAMHTIMQHIDLSKTHTVQDVDRLVTEFTARQLLTLEEANAVDVKAVVQFFGTPLFKRLSQSARTLREVPFTYAYDGKDGDHQILQGIADCLFEEQDGWVLLDYKTDRIRGRFRSEEEIQAEMQKRYGIQLSLYKKAVESIAGIKIKEMVLYLFDGARIMHVQEESV, from the coding sequence ATGAAGATGGACATTCCAGTTAAACCGGCAGACGTGACATTCACGGATGCCCAGTGGAAGGCGATCTGGGCGACGGGGAAAGATGTGCTCGTGTCGGCTGCGGCAGGCTCTGGGAAGACGAAGGTACTCATTACTCGGATGATCGAGAAAGTGTTAAGTGAACACAATCCGATTGATGTGGATGAACTGCTCGTCGTCACATTCACAAACGCTGCGGCTGCGGAAATGCGCCACCGGATGGCAGAAGCGTTGGAAGAGGCAATTGCCGCTAATCCGGACTCCATCCATTTGCGCAGGCAGCTAAGCCTGTTGAATAAAGCGCAGATTTCCACATTGCACTCCTTCTGTCTGAACGTCGTCCGCCAATATGCATACTTGATCGAAATCGATCCTGGGTTCCGCATCGCGGATAGTACGGAAGCGGCATTGCTGCGGGACGATACGATCGGTGAAGTGCTTGAAGATGCTTATAATGCAGAAAACCCCGAAGCGATGTACCGGCTTGCGGACAGCTTCACGTCGGATCGGAACGACCAGTCGATCGAGACGCTCATTGACAGGCTGTACGACTATTCGCGCGTGCATCCGTCGCCGGAAAGATGGCTGCGGATGATTCCGATGCAATATGAGCTTGATGATGAAGTGACGATTGACGAGCTGGATTTCATCGGCCCATTGAAGACGGCGATCCGCCACACACTCGAGGAAGCGATTCATCTGACAGAAGACATGAAGCGGATCGCATTGATGCCGGAAGGTCCCGAACCGTTAGCTGCGACAGCCGACGCTGATCTGCAATGGATCAGGGAAGCGAAGCGCAGGATTGAAGAGGGGACTTGGGAAGATACGTATGCGTTCTTCGGCTCTCTCACATGGGTGAAGGCAGGCACGATCCGAAAGAACACTTGCGATGAGGAATTGGCAAAACGGGCGAAAGCGCTCCGCGATTCCGTGAAGAAAATCATCAATTCATTGAAAGAATCGTATTTTACAAGGACACCGCAGCGCCTATTGGACGAAATCCGTCTTATGGCTCCGATGATGCACACGCTTGTCGGGCTCGTCATCGAATTCGGAAAGAGATATGGCGACGTAAAGATGGATCGCGGTCTTGTCGACTTTTCGGATTTGGAGCATTTTGCATTGCAGATTCTTGCCATGGAGAAGGACGGGGAACTTGTACCGTCTGACATCGCAGTTGATTATTTAAACAGATTTGCGGAAGTCCTTGTCGATGAATACCAGGACGTCAATCTGCTGCAGGAAGCAATCATCCAATTAGTGAAGCGCGGCAGCGAGTCGGACGGGAATCTGTTCATGGTCGGCGACGTGAAGCAGTCGATTTATCGGTTCAGACTGGCGGAGCCGGGACTATTTCTTGGGAAATATAATCGTTTTACGTCGAATGATGAAGAAAACGGTCTGAAAATTGATTTGAACGCAAACTTCCGAAGTCGGAGGGAAGTGCTTGACGCAACGAATTTCATCTTTTCCCAAGTGATGGGGAAACGGGTCGGCGAAGTCGAATACGATGAAGCCGCCGCTTTGAAATATGGCGCCCGCTACCCTGATAAGGAATCACCGGCAGCATTGACGTTACTGTATGAAGCTGACGAAGAGGACATGGAAGACGAAGCGACAGAGCTGACAGGGCAAAGTTTGAAAAGCTCGCAGGCGGAAGCAAGATATATGATCCGGAGAATCAAAGAGCTAATGGCTTCGGGAGCGGAAGTGACGGATGCGTTCACGGATAAACGGCGACCGCTCGAATACCGGGATATCATCATTCTGATGCGCTCGATGACATGGTCCGGAGAAATTGCCGAGGAGTTCAAGCTTGCGGGCATCCCAATCTACGCAGAATTGTCGCGCGGTTATTTTGAGGCGATCGAAGTGATGATCATGCTCAACACGCTGCGTGTCATCGACAATCCATATCAGGATATTCCGCTCGCCTCTGTCCTTCGTTCACCGTTTGTCGGCATGACGGAAAACGAGTTGGCGCAAGTACGGCTAACGGCGAAAAACAAACCATTCTACGAGGCGCTGAAATTGTTCATGGCGACAGGTGGGGCGGGGATTTCTGCAGAAACGCAAGTGAAAATGCAACGGTTCTTCCTCATGTTCGAGGATTGGCGCAATCTTGCTAGACGCGGTTCGTTATCTGAGCTCATTTGGCAAGTGTATGCCGATACGCACTATTATGAAATGGTCGGCGCAATGCCGAACGGGAAGCAGCGGCAGGCGAATTTACGCGCACTGCATGACCGTGCCATCGATTATGAAAAGACGTCATTCCGCGGGCTATTCCGCTTCCTTCGATTCATCGACCGTATGCAGAAACGCGGAGATGATCTCGGCGCTGCCCGTTTCGTCAGCGAGACGGAGGATGTCGTCCGGATTATGACAATCCACTCATCGAAAGGGCTCGAATTCCCGTACGTGTTCGTCGCGGGAGCGGGCAGGCAGTTCAATAAGATGGACTTCAACGAACCTTACTTATTCGACCAGCATTTCGGTCTGGCGGTGAAGGCGATCGACCCTGAGTTGCGCATTACATACACATCCCTTCCATTCCTAGCGATGAAAGAGAAGAAGGAGCTTGAAATGCGGGCGGAGGAAATGCGCGTGCTGTATGTAGCGATGACGAGGGCGAAAGAGCATCTTGAATTGATTGCCACCGTCAAGGATATTGAAAAGGCGATCGGCAGCTGGCAAGACGCGCAGCTGATTGAGGCGGGCGAAATGCTGCCGGAATATACACGATCCCGTGCAAACGGTTATTTGGATTGGGTGGGGCCGGCCATCGCACGCCATCCGGATTTCGAGAAATTCGGTTTCATGTATGGAGGCCGTCCGGTTGATGATCCTTCTAAATGGGAAATTGCGGCGTATCCAGTCTCTTCATTCCTGATGATGGAAGAACAGGAGGAAGAAACTGTCGATAGACCTGTGCCGACAACGACCGAAACTGTCATTGACGCGGATTGGTCCGATGAGGTGAAACGGAGATTCGACTATGTCTATCCGTTCATGGCTTCCGTTGAAAAGCGATCCAAGCAGACGGTGAGCGACCTGAAAAGGGTGGCGCTGCTCGAAATGGAACCGGACTTCGACGACTTCTTCACAACAAAGGATGATGAAGTGAGCACACCTTATTTGCATGACCGCCCAGCATTCATGCAGTCACGTGCGCTGTCGCGGGCGGAAATCGGTACCGCGATGCATACGATCATGCAGCATATCGATCTGTCGAAGACCCATACCGTACAAGACGTGGATCGGCTTGTCACTGAATTTACGGCGCGCCAATTATTGACGCTGGAAGAAGCGAATGCAGTCGATGTGAAGGCGGTCGTCCAATTTTTTGGGACACCGCTATTCAAGAGGCTGTCGCAATCTGCAAGGACACTCAGGGAAGTGCCATTCACGTATGCTTATGACGGAAAAGACGGAGATCACCAAATTCTACAAGGGATCGCGGACTGCCTGTTTGAAGAACAAGATGGATGGGTGCTGCTCGATTATAAGACAGACAGGATCCGCGGAAGATTCCGGTCCGAAGAAGAGATTCAAGCTGAAATGCAAAAGCGATATGGCATCCAATTGAGTCTTTATAAAAAAGCGGTCGAATCGATCGCGGGAATCAAAATAAAAGAAATGGTCCTCTATTTGTTTGACGGGGCGAGGATTATGCATGTTCAGGAGGAATCGGTTTGA
- a CDS encoding DUF418 domain-containing protein: MNVTPTIGNRIEALDTLRGFALLGIFIVNMLTFHSPYFYIDAHSYFSTPSDVASYKLINIFVETSFYPIFAMLFGYGLNMQYEKAIANGTSYVPMMARRLAILMGFGLIHALFIWSGDVLFTYALMGFIMLAIVRVPKKWLLWIALIVYMLPTFLVIGGIYLLEKLNPNQLMEGFVDIQRIELAITAYAHGSYGEALVFRMTEWLLIGLSSSFLGVFMVLPLIMLGAAFSKWKLFEQAAELKGKIAIVGLIALAAGIFIKSWPYMDGFAYHNTLIQQLIGGPILAIGYASVIILLCQLPVFRTIFRPISKAGRMSLTTYLMQSIIATLLFYGYGFGLYGKVDLETGTMIAVGIFAIQVIFAELWLLKFRMGPFEWLWRKGTYGKNMPKKEEKRQAL; the protein is encoded by the coding sequence TTGAATGTAACACCAACGATTGGAAATCGCATTGAAGCGTTGGATACTTTGAGGGGCTTTGCGCTCCTCGGTATTTTTATTGTAAATATGCTCACGTTCCATTCACCTTATTTTTATATCGATGCCCATTCGTACTTCAGTACGCCGAGTGATGTGGCATCTTACAAACTGATCAATATTTTTGTGGAAACAAGTTTTTATCCAATTTTCGCAATGCTATTCGGGTATGGATTGAATATGCAATACGAAAAAGCGATTGCGAATGGTACGTCTTACGTGCCGATGATGGCGAGGCGACTTGCGATCCTTATGGGATTCGGCCTGATCCATGCGCTGTTCATCTGGTCGGGTGATGTTTTATTCACCTATGCGCTCATGGGCTTCATCATGCTGGCGATCGTTCGCGTACCGAAAAAATGGCTGCTATGGATTGCGCTCATCGTCTATATGCTTCCGACCTTCCTTGTTATCGGCGGCATCTATTTGCTGGAGAAGCTTAATCCTAACCAGTTAATGGAAGGGTTCGTAGACATCCAACGGATTGAATTGGCGATTACGGCGTATGCGCACGGGTCTTACGGCGAAGCGCTCGTTTTCCGAATGACGGAATGGCTGCTCATCGGATTGTCGAGTTCCTTCCTAGGCGTATTCATGGTGCTGCCATTAATCATGCTAGGAGCCGCGTTCTCAAAGTGGAAGCTGTTTGAACAAGCGGCGGAATTGAAAGGCAAAATTGCTATAGTCGGCCTCATCGCTCTTGCGGCCGGTATTTTCATTAAGTCATGGCCGTATATGGACGGATTTGCCTACCATAATACACTGATCCAGCAGCTGATTGGCGGACCAATTCTGGCGATTGGCTATGCATCTGTCATTATCCTGCTCTGTCAATTGCCTGTTTTCCGAACGATCTTCCGGCCGATTTCAAAAGCGGGGCGCATGTCATTGACGACATACTTGATGCAATCAATTATTGCAACTCTCCTATTCTATGGTTACGGCTTCGGACTGTATGGAAAAGTGGATTTAGAGACAGGAACAATGATTGCTGTCGGCATTTTTGCCATCCAAGTCATCTTCGCCGAGCTTTGGTTGTTGAAATTCCGGATGGGCCCTTTCGAATGGCTATGGCGGAAAGGGACATATGGGAAAAACATGCCGAAAAAAGAGGAGAAAAGGCAAGCTTTGTAG
- a CDS encoding fumarylacetoacetate hydrolase family protein: protein MKLLSFRFEGKTLFGPKVKKEEAVWDVKSIAKAFGETDFPSTIIEGIAGGLEFVEKVRKLAEQARNSENPEQFKYAFTEIEWLSPIPRTPKNVLGVGKNYADHSAEMGSDAPPEKLLIFTKSPTAIAADEQELSAHADLTDSLDYEGELAIVISKKGRNIPKQLAYDHVFGYTIANDLTARDIQYGHKQFFLGKSLDGACPLGPYIVTKDEIPDAHNLSIVTKVNDEVRQNGNTADMIFKIDDVIAEISKFVTLEPGDVILTGTPAGVGKGMNPPEFLKAGDTVKISVEGIGTLVNRFV, encoded by the coding sequence ATGAAACTGTTATCGTTCCGGTTTGAAGGAAAGACATTATTCGGTCCGAAAGTGAAGAAAGAGGAAGCGGTCTGGGATGTGAAATCGATTGCCAAAGCATTTGGCGAAACGGATTTCCCTTCAACAATCATCGAAGGCATTGCAGGAGGTTTGGAGTTTGTTGAAAAGGTGAGGAAACTTGCCGAGCAAGCTCGGAATAGTGAAAATCCGGAACAATTCAAGTACGCATTCACTGAAATCGAGTGGCTGTCACCGATTCCGCGCACACCGAAAAACGTTCTCGGTGTCGGTAAGAACTACGCCGACCATTCCGCTGAAATGGGGTCGGATGCGCCGCCTGAAAAGTTATTGATTTTCACGAAATCGCCTACAGCAATCGCTGCAGATGAGCAGGAGCTTTCGGCGCACGCGGATCTTACAGATAGCCTCGATTATGAAGGCGAATTGGCGATCGTCATCAGCAAGAAAGGGCGCAATATCCCGAAACAGCTCGCGTATGATCACGTATTCGGCTATACAATTGCGAACGATCTTACGGCGAGGGACATTCAGTACGGACATAAGCAGTTCTTCCTCGGCAAAAGCTTGGATGGCGCTTGCCCGTTAGGTCCTTATATTGTTACGAAGGATGAAATTCCGGATGCGCATAATCTTTCGATCGTCACAAAAGTGAATGATGAAGTCCGTCAAAACGGAAATACAGCCGATATGATCTTCAAGATCGACGATGTGATTGCCGAAATCTCGAAATTTGTCACACTTGAGCCGGGTGATGTCATTTTGACAGGCACGCCTGCAGGGGTCGGAAAAGGGATGAACCCTCCGGAATTCCTGAAAGCCGGTGATACGGTGAAGATTTCTGTTGAAGGCATCGGTACGCTCGTCAATCGATTTGTATGA
- a CDS encoding YisL family protein, which translates to MDFLSSTPHFHIFTWVVGIILFLVAAVMANGTKGKKITHMISRLFYVLILISGIALFIKGMDYGRGMEYGIKFLLGFLTIGMMEMVLVRSQKGKKVTTLWILFFVFLFATMYLGFKLPMGFEFF; encoded by the coding sequence TTGGACTTTTTATCTAGCACTCCCCATTTTCATATTTTCACATGGGTCGTCGGCATAATCCTTTTCCTCGTTGCGGCTGTCATGGCGAACGGAACGAAAGGGAAAAAGATCACCCATATGATTTCACGCCTTTTCTACGTGCTCATCCTTATTTCAGGAATCGCACTCTTCATTAAAGGCATGGATTACGGCAGAGGAATGGAATACGGCATTAAATTCCTGCTCGGCTTCTTGACGATCGGAATGATGGAAATGGTTCTCGTACGTTCCCAAAAGGGGAAGAAAGTGACAACGTTGTGGATTTTATTCTTCGTCTTCCTATTTGCAACAATGTATCTAGGATTCAAATTGCCGATGGGCTTTGAATTCTTCTAA